The following proteins come from a genomic window of Winogradskyella sp. PC-19:
- a CDS encoding acyl-CoA carboxylase subunit beta: MDLDFNKNEDHNKLLLSTLKKRFAKVKLGGGQKSIDKHHSKGKMTARERIDYLLDSKKESIEIGAFAGEDMYPEYGGCPSGGVVIKIGYVKGKQCIVVANDATVKAGAWFPITGKKNLRAQEIAIDNRLPIIYLVDSAGVFLPMQDEIFPDKEHFGRIFRNNAVMSSMGITQISAVMGSCVAGGAYLPIMSDEALIVDKTGSIFLAGSYLVKAAIGESIDNETLGGATTHCEISGVTDYKAKDDKDALDKIKNIVDKIGDFDKAGFNRTDAKKPKENPEDIYGILPKSRSDQYDMNAIISRLVDNSEFEEYKKGYGQTIITGYARIDGWAVGIVANQRQLVKTKGAKTKSAEMQFGGVIYNDSADKATRFIANCNQKKIPLVFLQDVTGFMVGSKSEHSGIIKDGAKMVNAVSNSVVPKFTIVIGNSYGAGNYAMCGKAYDPNLIVAWPSAELAVMSGKSAAKVLLQIEKASLKKKGETITPEKEEEELFNKIKSRYDDQVSPYYAAARLWTDGIIDPLDTRTWISLGIEAANHAPIEKPFNLGVLQV; this comes from the coding sequence ATGGATTTAGATTTCAATAAAAACGAAGACCACAATAAACTACTCCTTTCTACCCTAAAAAAACGCTTTGCAAAAGTAAAGCTTGGTGGTGGGCAAAAAAGTATTGATAAGCATCACTCTAAAGGTAAAATGACCGCGCGTGAACGTATTGATTACCTTTTAGATTCAAAAAAAGAAAGCATAGAAATTGGTGCATTTGCAGGAGAAGATATGTATCCTGAGTATGGCGGGTGTCCTTCTGGCGGTGTGGTTATCAAGATTGGTTACGTTAAAGGCAAACAGTGTATTGTTGTTGCTAATGATGCTACAGTAAAAGCTGGCGCTTGGTTTCCTATTACAGGTAAAAAGAATTTAAGAGCCCAAGAAATTGCTATTGATAATCGTTTACCAATCATATATCTGGTAGATAGTGCAGGCGTATTTTTACCTATGCAAGATGAAATTTTCCCAGATAAAGAACATTTTGGTCGCATTTTTAGAAATAATGCTGTAATGAGCTCAATGGGAATAACACAAATCTCTGCCGTTATGGGTAGTTGTGTTGCTGGTGGTGCTTACTTACCTATTATGAGTGACGAAGCATTAATAGTAGATAAAACAGGTAGTATTTTTTTAGCAGGTAGCTACTTAGTTAAAGCAGCTATTGGCGAATCTATAGATAATGAAACGCTTGGTGGTGCGACAACTCATTGTGAAATATCTGGTGTTACTGATTACAAAGCTAAAGATGATAAAGATGCTTTAGATAAAATAAAAAACATCGTTGATAAAATTGGTGATTTTGATAAAGCTGGTTTTAACCGTACAGATGCAAAAAAACCAAAAGAAAATCCTGAAGATATTTATGGAATACTTCCAAAAAGTCGTTCTGACCAATATGACATGAATGCTATCATTAGCCGTTTGGTAGATAATTCGGAATTTGAAGAATATAAAAAAGGGTACGGACAAACTATAATTACAGGTTATGCACGTATTGATGGTTGGGCTGTTGGTATTGTTGCCAACCAACGTCAGTTAGTTAAAACTAAAGGTGCCAAAACAAAGTCTGCAGAAATGCAATTCGGTGGTGTTATATATAATGATTCTGCTGATAAAGCCACACGTTTTATTGCGAATTGTAATCAGAAAAAAATTCCGTTAGTTTTCTTACAAGATGTGACTGGTTTTATGGTGGGCAGTAAATCCGAACATAGTGGTATTATTAAAGATGGTGCCAAAATGGTAAATGCTGTTAGTAATTCCGTTGTACCAAAATTTACAATTGTTATTGGAAATAGTTATGGCGCAGGAAATTACGCCATGTGTGGGAAAGCTTATGACCCAAATTTAATCGTCGCTTGGCCAAGTGCTGAATTGGCGGTTATGAGTGGAAAATCTGCCGCAAAAGTGTTACTACAAATCGAAAAAGCATCGCTTAAAAAGAAAGGTGAAACTATTACACCAGAAAAAGAAGAAGAAGAACTTTTCAATAAAATAAAATCCAGATATGATGACCAAGTCTCTCCGTATTATGCTGCAGCACGCTTATGGACAGATGGCATCATTGACCCATTAGACACTAGGACATGGATTAGTTTAGGAATTGAGGCCGCAAACCATGCTCCTATCGAAAAACCTTTTAACTTAGGGGTTTTACAAGTTTAA
- a CDS encoding MFS transporter has product MDDIKNQKQPLYVILLLIFAAEAVFILPFVLQRIFRTTFLESFDISQTQLGSCFSIYGIVALFSYLFGGPLADRYKPNMLMSVALILTGLGGIYLATYPNLVNLHILYGFWGFTTIFLFWAPMIKATRIWGGSSKQGIAFGFLDGGRGLVAALFGSVGVLIFSLFITKDIELTSVVERRIAFKQVILYTSFAVMTVGVIVFFFLKLNFDTTEKTEKNANLITLNNFKIVMKYKAVWLLMIIILCAYYGYKMTNLFSQYAEQVMHYDKIEAAKVGTYLLYMRPIIGVVIGLLADRTKSSLWWIIIGFFFMAITSLVFATGIVDDSTNMMFMLSIGLMAIGVYSARVLYFATLEEAKIPIAVTGTAVGFISVVGYTPDIFTGLINGYFLDKYNEVVGHQIVFGIMAGFAVIGCIASYYLYKNSKSNSG; this is encoded by the coding sequence ATGGATGATATAAAAAATCAAAAACAGCCACTGTACGTTATTCTTTTATTGATATTTGCTGCAGAGGCTGTTTTTATTTTGCCTTTTGTTCTACAACGTATTTTTAGAACCACCTTTTTAGAATCTTTTGATATTAGCCAAACCCAACTTGGCAGTTGTTTTTCCATTTACGGAATAGTAGCTCTGTTTTCTTATTTATTTGGCGGTCCATTGGCAGACAGATATAAACCTAATATGTTGATGTCAGTTGCTCTAATTTTGACTGGTTTAGGTGGAATTTATCTAGCAACCTATCCAAATTTAGTTAACCTTCATATTCTTTATGGTTTTTGGGGATTCACCACTATTTTTTTGTTTTGGGCACCAATGATTAAAGCTACACGAATTTGGGGTGGTTCATCTAAACAAGGTATTGCCTTTGGATTTTTAGATGGTGGTCGTGGTTTGGTTGCTGCTTTATTTGGTTCTGTTGGCGTGCTTATTTTCTCTTTATTTATTACAAAAGATATCGAATTGACGTCTGTAGTAGAACGTCGTATCGCATTTAAACAAGTCATTTTGTATACTTCTTTTGCGGTTATGACTGTTGGTGTGATTGTGTTCTTCTTCTTAAAGTTAAATTTTGATACAACTGAAAAAACTGAAAAAAATGCGAATCTAATTACGCTGAACAACTTCAAAATTGTCATGAAATATAAAGCCGTTTGGTTATTGATGATAATTATTTTATGCGCGTATTATGGTTATAAAATGACGAATCTTTTTAGCCAATATGCAGAACAAGTGATGCATTACGATAAAATTGAAGCTGCAAAAGTCGGCACTTATTTATTATATATGCGACCTATTATTGGTGTTGTTATTGGCTTATTAGCAGATAGAACAAAATCAAGTCTTTGGTGGATTATTATTGGTTTCTTTTTCATGGCAATTACAAGTCTCGTATTTGCTACTGGGATTGTAGATGATTCTACTAATATGATGTTTATGCTGTCCATTGGACTTATGGCTATTGGTGTCTATTCGGCTAGAGTACTATATTTTGCAACATTAGAAGAAGCTAAAATTCCGATTGCGGTAACTGGTACAGCTGTTGGTTTTATTTCAGTAGTTGGCTACACACCAGATATTTTTACAGGTCTGATAAATGGTTACTTTTTAGATAAGTATAATGAAGTAGTTGGGCATCAAATTGTATTTGGGATTATGGCCGGTTTTGCTGTAATTGGTTGTATAGCTTCATATTATTTGTACAAGAATTCTAAATCAAATTCAGGTTAA
- a CDS encoding M24 family metallopeptidase has translation MKAVYIFLFLFFINLNAQQILPERQRAEVVDNILKNRFNNLLPKLMDDTGFDMWILISREYNEDPVLKTMLPATWLNARRRTILVFYRNKEENTIENLAVARYNFGENIISAWDKEKEPNQWNRLMQLIEERKPKSIGLNYSDSFNICDGIVKTDYEAFMNHLSSDYKKKVKSAEKLAIGWIETRTELEMVTYNQLVDITHDIIAEAFSEKVITPGVTTTTDVEWWMRDKVTQLGLETWFHPTVDVQRTAEELGNHLYAFSNRPANMVILPGDLLHCDFGITYLRLNTDCQELAYVLKPNEKGPPKYLQDALKDGNRVQDIFTNNFETGKTGNKILAESLSQGKSEGLRPSIYTHPLGTYGHSSGTTLGMWDSQGGVPVNGDYPLHENTVYAIELNTTVTIPEWKRDIRIMLEEAGFWGANGFRYVNGRQTKLLTIPRVKDYQGN, from the coding sequence ATGAAAGCAGTTTATATATTTCTATTCTTATTTTTCATTAATCTTAACGCGCAACAAATTTTACCAGAGCGTCAACGTGCTGAGGTTGTAGACAATATTTTAAAAAATAGATTCAACAATTTGTTACCAAAACTGATGGATGACACTGGTTTTGATATGTGGATTTTGATTTCTAGGGAGTATAACGAAGACCCAGTTTTAAAGACAATGCTTCCAGCAACTTGGCTAAATGCAAGACGCCGAACAATTCTTGTATTTTACAGAAATAAAGAAGAAAACACTATTGAGAATTTAGCAGTTGCGAGATATAATTTTGGTGAAAATATAATCTCTGCTTGGGATAAAGAAAAAGAACCCAATCAATGGAACAGATTAATGCAGTTAATTGAAGAACGAAAGCCTAAATCAATAGGATTAAATTACTCTGATAGCTTTAATATTTGTGATGGTATCGTAAAAACTGATTACGAAGCATTTATGAATCATTTGTCTTCAGATTATAAAAAAAAGGTTAAATCTGCTGAAAAATTAGCCATTGGTTGGATTGAAACTCGGACAGAATTAGAAATGGTCACTTATAATCAACTTGTTGACATTACACACGATATTATAGCCGAAGCTTTTTCAGAAAAAGTGATTACACCAGGAGTCACAACAACGACAGATGTAGAATGGTGGATGCGTGATAAAGTTACCCAATTGGGATTAGAAACATGGTTTCACCCAACAGTCGATGTTCAAAGGACTGCCGAAGAGTTAGGTAATCATTTATATGCGTTTTCAAACCGACCAGCGAATATGGTTATTTTACCTGGAGATTTATTGCATTGTGATTTTGGAATAACTTATTTAAGATTAAATACCGATTGCCAAGAACTAGCTTACGTACTAAAACCAAATGAAAAAGGGCCACCTAAATACTTGCAAGATGCGTTAAAGGATGGCAATCGTGTTCAAGATATTTTCACTAATAATTTTGAAACAGGAAAAACTGGTAATAAAATTCTAGCTGAATCACTATCTCAAGGAAAGTCAGAAGGTTTAAGACCATCAATCTATACGCATCCATTGGGTACTTATGGCCATTCTTCTGGTACAACATTGGGTATGTGGGATTCTCAAGGTGGTGTTCCTGTTAATGGAGATTATCCATTACATGAAAATACAGTTTATGCTATAGAATTAAATACAACAGTAACAATCCCTGAATGGAAAAGGGACATCCGAATCATGCTTGAAGAAGCTGGTTTTTGGGGAGCAAATGGTTTTAGATATGTAAATGGTAGACAAACTAAATTGTTGACTATTCCTAGAGTAAAAGACTATCAAGGAAATTAA
- a CDS encoding methylglyoxal synthase produces the protein MEIALIAHDGKKAEMVQFLNEHIDVLHQKNVTLVSTGTTGQRVKSAGLKVEALLSGPLGGDAQIASRVAEGKCQMVLFFRDPLDKHPHEPDILMLMRLCDVHNVPLATNLATAKLLIKAV, from the coding sequence ATGGAAATTGCACTTATAGCTCACGATGGAAAAAAAGCGGAGATGGTTCAGTTTTTAAATGAGCATATCGATGTTTTGCATCAAAAAAATGTAACATTAGTTTCCACTGGGACAACTGGGCAACGTGTTAAATCTGCTGGTTTAAAGGTAGAAGCCTTATTATCTGGACCGTTAGGAGGAGACGCACAAATTGCTTCTCGTGTAGCTGAAGGTAAATGTCAAATGGTCTTGTTTTTCAGAGACCCATTAGACAAGCATCCTCATGAACCAGACATTTTAATGCTTATGAGGCTTTGTGATGTTCACAATGTACCATTGGCAACAAATCTTGCGACAGCAAAACTTCTTATTAAAGCCGTTTGA
- a CDS encoding BadF/BadG/BcrA/BcrD ATPase family protein, whose product MILITDGGSTKCDWIAIKNDGQIATNKIRTKGLNPAILEERKLRKILKKSDEIQELRRDVSHVFFYGAGCGTDKPRQTLTEVLQDVFVNAKIEVQEDTMAAVRSSLNHNKEAAIVCIMGTGSNCSYFDGKKLHQRVKSLGYTIMDDASGNYYGKQLIRDYYFNKMPDTIRLAFEHKYNLEPDYIKYNLYKQANPNAYLANFAEFMFLNKDSEYIHELIKKGLRVFTESMILQFKEEIKTVPVHFAGSIAFFAQDEIKEVAKEYGYTVGNFVRRPIDGLVDYHVNNL is encoded by the coding sequence ATGATTTTAATTACAGATGGAGGTTCTACAAAGTGTGATTGGATAGCAATCAAAAACGATGGACAAATAGCAACAAATAAAATAAGAACTAAAGGTCTTAATCCAGCAATTCTTGAAGAGAGAAAACTAAGAAAAATATTAAAAAAGAGTGACGAAATTCAAGAACTTAGACGAGACGTATCTCATGTCTTTTTCTATGGCGCTGGTTGTGGTACAGACAAGCCAAGACAAACTTTAACTGAGGTTTTGCAAGATGTATTTGTTAATGCAAAAATCGAAGTTCAAGAAGATACTATGGCAGCAGTAAGGTCATCTTTAAATCATAATAAAGAAGCAGCTATTGTTTGTATAATGGGTACTGGTTCTAATTGCAGTTATTTTGATGGAAAAAAGTTGCACCAAAGGGTAAAAAGTCTTGGGTATACAATTATGGATGATGCTAGTGGTAATTATTACGGAAAACAGCTTATAAGAGATTATTATTTCAATAAGATGCCAGATACTATCAGACTTGCATTTGAACATAAGTACAATTTAGAGCCAGATTACATAAAGTATAACTTATATAAACAAGCAAACCCTAACGCTTATTTAGCAAACTTTGCTGAATTTATGTTTTTAAATAAAGATTCTGAATATATACACGAGTTAATTAAAAAAGGACTTAGAGTATTTACAGAAAGCATGATTCTACAGTTTAAAGAAGAAATAAAAACGGTACCAGTTCATTTTGCTGGTTCTATTGCTTTTTTTGCACAAGACGAAATAAAAGAAGTTGCTAAAGAATACGGATACACAGTTGGAAATTTTGTAAGGAGACCAATTGATGGTTTAGTAGATTATCATGTAAATAATTTATAA
- the gap gene encoding type I glyceraldehyde-3-phosphate dehydrogenase: MANLKLGINGFGRIGRIVFRATVKRNDVDVVAINDLLDVNHLAYLLKYDSVHGRFDGTVEVKDGHLVVDGKTIRVTAERDPKNLGWDKAGAEVVAECTGIFTTLETAQYHIDGGAKKVVISAPSKDAPMFVMGVNDDKLKSSDVIVSNASCTTNCLAPLAKVIEDNFGIEEALMTTIHAATSTQFTVDAPSRKNYRLGRSAINNIIPTSTGAAKAVGKVIPELDGKLTGMAFRVPTVDVSVVDLTVKTKKETSLEAIKAAMKTASEGSMAGVLGYTEDAVVSQDFVSEERTSVFDADAAIELNPTFFKLVSWYDNEFGYSNKLVDLAQKVNSL; the protein is encoded by the coding sequence ATGGCAAATTTAAAATTAGGAATTAACGGATTCGGAAGAATAGGAAGAATTGTTTTCAGAGCAACTGTAAAACGAAACGATGTAGATGTTGTTGCAATTAACGATTTACTAGATGTTAATCACCTAGCATACTTATTAAAATATGACTCAGTTCACGGACGTTTTGATGGCACTGTAGAAGTAAAAGACGGACATTTAGTTGTTGATGGTAAAACCATTAGAGTTACAGCAGAGCGTGACCCAAAGAATTTAGGTTGGGATAAAGCAGGAGCAGAAGTAGTAGCAGAGTGTACTGGTATTTTTACAACCTTAGAGACTGCACAATACCACATAGATGGGGGTGCAAAAAAAGTAGTAATTTCTGCACCAAGTAAAGATGCACCAATGTTTGTAATGGGCGTAAATGATGATAAATTAAAGTCAAGCGACGTCATTGTTTCTAATGCTTCATGTACAACTAATTGTTTGGCGCCACTTGCAAAAGTTATTGAAGATAACTTTGGTATAGAAGAAGCATTAATGACAACTATACACGCTGCTACATCTACACAGTTTACTGTAGATGCGCCTTCTCGTAAGAATTACAGATTAGGTCGTAGTGCTATTAATAATATTATACCGACATCTACTGGTGCTGCCAAAGCAGTTGGTAAAGTAATTCCTGAATTAGACGGAAAACTAACGGGTATGGCTTTTAGAGTACCTACTGTAGATGTTTCTGTGGTAGATTTAACAGTGAAAACAAAAAAAGAAACATCTCTTGAAGCTATTAAAGCTGCAATGAAAACTGCTTCTGAAGGCAGTATGGCTGGTGTTTTAGGTTATACTGAAGATGCAGTAGTTTCTCAAGATTTTGTGAGTGAAGAGAGAACAAGTGTCTTTGATGCAGATGCAGCAATCGAATTAAATCCAACGTTCTTTAAGTTAGTATCTTGGTATGACAATGAGTTTGGATACTCAAATAAATTAGTAGATTTAGCACAAAAAGTAAATTCACTATAA
- the pfkA gene encoding 6-phosphofructokinase has protein sequence MQNQIKKIGVMTSGGDSPGMNAAIRSVVRACAFHDIECYGIYRGYEGMMEGDFVKMDARSVKGIINKGGTILKSARSKEFRTKEGRQKAHEHLKSAGIGAFVVIGGDGSFTGAMVFNQEFGFPVMGIPGTIDNDIFGTTHTLGYDTALNTAVEAIDKIRDTASSHNRLFFIEVMGRDVGHIALNVGVGAGAEEILIPEEDLGLDRLLESLRRSKQSGKSSSIVVVAEGDRIGKNVFELADYVEENMTEYEVRVSVVGHMQRGGSPSCFDRVLASRMGVKAVESLLEGKSNYMVGLKNDIMDLTPFDQAVKGKSKINMELIRVSDIMTI, from the coding sequence ATGCAAAATCAAATAAAAAAAATAGGTGTAATGACATCTGGAGGAGATTCTCCAGGAATGAATGCAGCTATTCGTTCAGTAGTTAGAGCTTGTGCTTTTCATGATATAGAATGTTATGGAATCTATCGCGGATATGAAGGCATGATGGAAGGCGACTTCGTTAAAATGGATGCCAGAAGTGTAAAAGGAATTATAAATAAAGGTGGAACTATTTTAAAGTCTGCACGTTCAAAAGAATTCCGAACAAAGGAAGGTAGACAAAAAGCACACGAACATTTAAAAAGTGCCGGTATTGGTGCTTTTGTAGTTATTGGCGGTGATGGTAGTTTTACTGGGGCAATGGTTTTTAATCAAGAATTTGGCTTTCCAGTAATGGGTATTCCAGGAACAATTGACAACGATATTTTCGGCACTACACATACTTTAGGTTATGATACAGCACTTAATACGGCTGTCGAAGCTATTGATAAAATTAGAGATACTGCAAGTTCTCATAATAGACTTTTCTTTATAGAGGTCATGGGCCGTGATGTTGGACATATAGCTTTAAATGTTGGTGTTGGTGCTGGTGCAGAGGAAATTCTTATACCCGAAGAAGATTTAGGTTTAGACAGATTGTTAGAGTCTTTAAGACGAAGTAAACAATCTGGTAAATCATCGAGTATAGTCGTTGTAGCAGAAGGTGACCGTATAGGTAAAAACGTATTTGAACTTGCTGACTATGTAGAAGAGAATATGACTGAGTATGAAGTTAGAGTATCCGTAGTTGGACATATGCAACGTGGTGGTTCACCGAGTTGTTTTGATCGTGTTTTAGCTAGTAGAATGGGTGTAAAGGCTGTAGAAAGTTTGCTAGAAGGAAAAAGTAATTACATGGTCGGTCTTAAAAATGATATTATGGATTTAACACCTTTTGACCAAGCCGTAAAAGGAAAATCAAAAATAAACATGGAACTTATTCGAGTTTCAGATATAATGACAATTTAA